GGAGATATAAACTGATAGATGAACAAACTCACAAAACACAAGCGTGCAGTCAGACCTCGGAGGTCACAGCCTATGAGATTTACCACTCAGATGGATTCCAAGTTCCATACTCTCTCACAATCATTGACACTCCAGGGTTTGGGGACACCAGAGGAATCAAACAAGACAAAGAAATCACAGAAAAAATAAGAAATTTTTTCTCAGTCAAGGGTGGAATTGATACAATTGATGCAGTGTGCTTTGTAGTGCAGTCTGCGTTACctcgtctgacacacacacagacatacatcttTGATGCCATCCTCTCCATTTTTGGGAAGGACATCGCCACCAACATCATTGTTCTGGTGACCTTTGCTGATGGCAAATCTCCCCCAGTACTGGAGGCAATCAAAGCTGCCAACATCCCATGTGCATTAAATGATGGGTCCCCTCTTCATTTCAAATTCAACAACTCTGTGCTTTTTGACAAAAATACAGGAGCTAGCAGTGATGAGGACAACTTTGATTCCATGTTCTGGAAGATGGGTAAAGCCAGCATGAATAAATTCTTCAGTCATCTAAACTTGATGGAATCCCAGAGTTTGACCCTGACAAAGGAAGTTCTCAACGAGCGCAGACAGCTTGAGGCAACTGTTGAGGGGGTGCAGCCAATAATACGACTAGGTTTGTCAAAACTGGAGGAAATAAACACCACAAAAGACGCACTGCAAAACTGCGAGACCCACATGAAGGAAAATAAGGACTTTGATTATGTAGTCATAGTTGACAAATCTGACAAGATTGATATTCCACCAGGAACCTTCATCACCAACTGCCATGGGTGCAACTTCAGCTGCCACTATCCTTGTAGTAGATCAAAGGATGCAGACAAAAGTGGCTGTGCTGCAATGAGAGGTGGAAAGTGCACAGTGTGTCCCGGGAAATGCCACTGGAGTGATCATTATAACATGACTTACCGATGGGAGATAAAACGTGAACCAGAGAAGAGGACGTATCAGGATCTGAAGAAAAATATGAGAAGCACTGGGAAGGAAGATGGAACAGAGAAAAATCATTAACAGTTGGAAGTAGAATATGAGCAGATGCAGATGGGAAGTTGTAGAAATGATGACCACATTAACTAAATCCCTGGAACGTCTGAGAGAGATTGCCCTTCGTCCAGATCCTTTGGCTACTCCAGATTACATTGATATGCTCATACAGACAGAGCAACAGGAGGCCAAGCGTGGATATCAGAAGCGTATCCAAGAGTTACAAGAAGTAAGAGAAAGGGCAGTTCTTTTGAAAAAGGTGACAGAGGGAGTGGCTGAGGCAAATCTAACTGGAAAAGAAAAGTCCATATTGGAGAAGATGAAGTCTACTGCCAAGGGAATCTTCAACCTTTTTGCCAATTTTAATGCATCTTAATTGGCCACGCATTTGATCTCATAAACCATAAAAGCGTAATTACATAAATAATTGTGTTTGTTATTGCATCATATAAAATATAGGTATTGAAATTGAAGTTCATATGTTTTTGCTCCTCTGTCATTAAATTGTCATTAAAATTCTCAGCATGAAGAATATATATCCCCCTAAAGCCTTACCAGTGGGGATGCTGTCTGAATATATATCCCCTAAAGCCTTACCAGTGGGGATGATGTCTGAATATATATCCCCTAAAGCCTTACCAGTGGGGATGCTGTCTGTAAGAGGAGAGGTGGCTCGGTGTGATTGGTGTGAAGGATAATCATAACTGTATTAATTTATCCAAGCTATTCTTCATTTATCCAAGCTACTCTTCAAATTAAAGTTTAACGTAGTTATTGTATGTTGATGATAAATACTGCTTACAGGATAGAAACATCTTTTATGGTTATGATTGTTTTTACAGTTTTGTGATTATTTTACTTTCAGCTTTTTCTGTCTATCCAGATGCATCATATCACTTTCATACTATAGTTGTCATAGTAAAATTGTTAGATGTGTGTTGAAGAGTCTGGGGAGTTTAGTGTTGGGTTGGGCTCTGAGTCTGGGGAGTTTAGTGTTGGGTTGGGCTCTGTATCGTGACTTTCTCTACTTGACTAAATGTCATCATATGATTTGTGCTCAATAAAAATGATTTGCTATTTTACTCTACAGCTCAGGTCTGGTCTCTGGTCTTTTAGGGGTTGATGATAATAACATACAGTTTGAATCACTCTTTGGGACGACTTTACAAAGATATTAACCAttggcagtgatgcagccaaACCTCTAGTGTAAACTTATCACTGGATACTGTGtggacacatcacacagtgtgtgtgtgtgtgtgtgtgtgtgtgtgtgtgtgtgtgtgtgtgtttaactgttcaAGTAAAGGTCTGcaatgtacacaatgtagagTAGTGAAGAATACTGTATAATAACTTATAATATTACCATTATAACATTATTATATAGGTTAATATTACCATGATGAACTATGCATCTGACTGTATAATCACACACTTGACCACATAAACCTTCATAATAAAACCATTTAATTTAGCGTGACCATTCTCAGGTCTGGGCTCCAGTATTCAGACTCCAGCTGTTGCAGAAACAAAGGTGTTGATGGTGGT
Above is a genomic segment from Clupea harengus unplaced genomic scaffold, Ch_v2.0.2, whole genome shotgun sequence containing:
- the LOC122129298 gene encoding uncharacterized protein LOC122129298, producing MKQEQETEWASHPVQKNQEAVTLSGLKPKTEYEIRATAVGKLGYAVSSDVCSAVTLTAVGPPTQVKLTEEKANSITLTWRNPSVQQYQSVKGYIIEFREENNHQWQRRDTRKEVYTFTLDNLKQNTAYSIRMCTDVGVGVSQPGEELKIKTKKAQPDMAKFTLLPEDDLLPRVYLLNMKPAKAGQLNKKVFGSAPTEKQSNKTIMVVGATGSGKSTLINGMINYVLGVEWEDNWRYKLIDEQTHKTQACSQTSEVTAYEIYHSDGFQVPYSLTIIDTPGFGDTRGIKQDKEITEKIRNFFSVKGGIDTIDAVCFVVQSALPRLTHTQTYIFDAILSIFGKDIATNIIVLVTFADGKSPPVLEAIKAANIPCALNDGSPLHFKFNNSVLFDKNTGASSDEDNFDSMFWKMGKASMNKFFSHLNLMESQSLTLTKEVLNERRQLEATVEGVQPIIRLGLSKLEEINTTKDALQNCETHMKENKDFDYVVIVDKSDKIDIPPGTFITNCHGCNFSCHYPCSRSKDADKSGCAAMRGGKCTVCPGKCHWSDHYNMTYRWEIKREPEKRTYQDLKKNMRSTGKEDGTEKNH